TACTTATTGAACATTTAAACAAAGAAACTTTAAAGAAGGATGATTTTAAATCTATTTGGATAGAAGATAATTTAGGAAATAAATATATGCCTTTGCCGTATTATGAAATAACAGATTTTCCTAAAGATCGTCCTTTAGGATGGAAGCAATTATTTTATGGAAAATTTCCTTCTATTGATAAAAAAGCAAAAAATATTACTATTCATTTTAAATATCAAGAACAAGAATTTAAAATTAAAAATGTACCCATTCAATAGGATCTTTTTAATAGATCCTATTTTTAATTTATGAAATTTAGATTAAAATAAAAGTATTCGGAGTTTTTGGTTGTAAATTATTAAAGATAAAAATGAGAGAGATAAGGAAGAGGAATATGGAGAATGTAAAAGAAAAAATCATTGAAATTTCCAAGAAAATTCATATAGATTGTATTGGATTTACATCCGTAAAACCTTTCAAAGAAAGAAAACATATATTAAAGGAAAGAGAACAAAAAGGGTATTTATCTGGTTTTGAAGAAGAAGATATTCAAAAAAGAATTTATCCTCAAAAAATATTTTCTAAAGCCCAATCTATTATTTCTATAGGACTTTGTTACTATCAGGAATTAGAGACGCCTAAGCAGAAAGAACTTTATGGGAACATAAGTAGAAGTTCTTGGGGAAAAGATTATCATCAAGTGTTACAAAAAAAAATGAAGGAATTGATAGATTGTATAGAAAAAGAAGTAACAAAGATAGAATACAAAACTTTTGTAGATACTGGTCCTTTAATAGACAGAGAAGTAGCTTATCGATCGGGAATAGGTGCTTTTGGAAAAAATAATTTTATCATTCATCCAAAATTTGGTTCCTGGATTTTTATTGGGAATATTCTTACAAATTTGAAAATACAAGAGAATACTCCTATAGAAGAAGATATTTGTGGGGAGTGCGATTTATGTATCCAGGCATGTCCTACAGGAGCATTAGAAGGAGCTTATCAATTTAATGCGCAAAAATGTGTCTCTTACTTAACGCAGAAGAAGGATTTATTAACAGAAAAAGAAAGAAGAAGTATAGGAACCAATATTTATGGCTGTGATATTTGTCAATTGGTGTGTCCCAAAAATAAGAAGGTCTCCAATACTTGTCATCAAAGTTTTCGAACGGATGGTTATTTAGCTTTTCCTCAGATAAAAACATTATTAAATATGACAAACAAAGAGTTTCAAGAGATTTTTAAGCCTATTGCAGCAGGCTGGAGGGGGAAAAAAATTTTACAAAGAAATGCAATTATTGTATTAGGAAATAGTAAGGATTCTAGAGCGATTCCTATTTTAAAAGAGTGTCTTCAAGATGTCAGATGGGATATAAGACTTTACGCCATTTGGTCTTTAAGTCAGTTTAAGAAAGAAGGAAGAAAGATTATTGAAAACTTTGCTTCGATAGAAAAAGATGCAAGGGTAAAAAAAGAGATCCAAAAAGTACTCTAACTTATATATATAT
The Garciella nitratireducens DSM 15102 DNA segment above includes these coding regions:
- the queG gene encoding tRNA epoxyqueuosine(34) reductase QueG; this encodes MENVKEKIIEISKKIHIDCIGFTSVKPFKERKHILKEREQKGYLSGFEEEDIQKRIYPQKIFSKAQSIISIGLCYYQELETPKQKELYGNISRSSWGKDYHQVLQKKMKELIDCIEKEVTKIEYKTFVDTGPLIDREVAYRSGIGAFGKNNFIIHPKFGSWIFIGNILTNLKIQENTPIEEDICGECDLCIQACPTGALEGAYQFNAQKCVSYLTQKKDLLTEKERRSIGTNIYGCDICQLVCPKNKKVSNTCHQSFRTDGYLAFPQIKTLLNMTNKEFQEIFKPIAAGWRGKKILQRNAIIVLGNSKDSRAIPILKECLQDVRWDIRLYAIWSLSQFKKEGRKIIENFASIEKDARVKKEIQKVL